One window from the genome of Gimesia aquarii encodes:
- the gntH gene encoding guanitoxin biosynthesis MBL fold metallo-hydrolase GntH, with translation MPKDDQKQSVPEPNEQGRRDFLKGSAAAVGAGLAAAAVTGVSEAADSDCEMKNPYGPRPGGGISLPDYYKPWPAIKNRNVYMPGTEILPKNEMRISFLGSTPWPPTRLQSGTSILVELGNGESQPRRFFFDLGNGSISNAIAMQVPAPLINDIFISHLHADHYADLPYMYPFRAFSGGFTPLRVYGPSGRTPELGTSHMIKHMKEMNRWHEENFNACPIGDGMDIEVTEFDWKEENGICYNKDGVVVRHWPRSHVKDGASAYRLDWEDAGLSFVWTGDGRPDELSAKYGKGVDVFVSEGTIDVPSLSSMKLGAPAELWEYTIDIYHTMYYAAGYLFKQTQPRMAAICHYEYAGPALEAESTAEVRSNWDGLFMFGGPDVQVINVTKDAIWSREALLPDGAAPASMDPRWFLKPGEKLPKEIKLPTPTMPREVQQEQFVRDLEIDPKKYYPPDAYRKPVQKWPGVTLNPREMLEARGIKVDDNK, from the coding sequence TTGCCTAAAGACGATCAAAAACAAAGTGTGCCAGAACCAAATGAGCAAGGTCGACGCGACTTCTTAAAGGGAAGTGCTGCAGCCGTCGGTGCAGGCTTGGCCGCAGCCGCCGTAACTGGTGTCTCGGAAGCGGCTGACAGTGATTGTGAAATGAAGAACCCGTATGGCCCCCGTCCTGGTGGTGGCATTAGTCTGCCTGACTATTACAAGCCCTGGCCAGCAATTAAGAACCGCAATGTTTATATGCCCGGTACGGAAATTCTTCCCAAAAACGAGATGCGTATTTCGTTCCTGGGTAGTACGCCTTGGCCACCAACCAGACTACAGTCAGGCACTTCCATTTTGGTAGAACTTGGGAATGGAGAGTCTCAACCGCGACGGTTCTTCTTCGATTTAGGCAATGGCAGTATCTCGAACGCAATCGCCATGCAGGTTCCCGCACCGTTGATTAACGATATCTTCATTAGTCATTTGCATGCGGACCATTATGCAGATCTGCCTTATATGTATCCTTTCCGGGCATTTTCCGGTGGCTTTACTCCTTTACGAGTCTATGGTCCCTCTGGAAGAACGCCTGAGTTAGGAACCAGCCATATGATCAAGCACATGAAAGAGATGAACCGTTGGCATGAGGAAAACTTTAACGCCTGTCCGATTGGTGATGGCATGGATATTGAAGTGACCGAATTCGACTGGAAAGAAGAAAACGGCATCTGTTACAACAAAGACGGTGTGGTGGTTCGTCATTGGCCGCGTTCACATGTTAAAGATGGAGCGTCTGCGTACCGACTGGATTGGGAAGATGCGGGTCTTTCGTTTGTTTGGACTGGTGATGGTCGACCCGACGAACTGTCGGCCAAGTATGGTAAGGGAGTCGACGTATTTGTATCTGAAGGTACGATCGATGTTCCTTCCCTTTCCTCGATGAAATTAGGCGCACCTGCGGAACTGTGGGAATATACCATCGATATCTATCACACAATGTATTATGCCGCTGGTTATCTCTTCAAACAGACGCAGCCGCGAATGGCCGCCATCTGCCATTACGAATATGCCGGCCCCGCACTCGAAGCTGAATCGACGGCAGAGGTGCGATCCAACTGGGATGGTCTGTTTATGTTCGGCGGTCCCGATGTGCAGGTTATCAACGTCACTAAGGACGCCATCTGGTCGCGCGAGGCGCTGCTACCTGACGGTGCGGCACCCGCGTCTATGGACCCACGCTGGTTTCTTAAACCGGGTGAGAAGCTTCCCAAAGAAATTAAACTTCCCACACCAACGATGCCACGCGAAGTGCAGCAGGAACAATTTGTGCGGGATCTGGAAATTGACCCCAAAAAATACTATCCACCCGATGCCTATCGTAAGCCGGTCCAGAAATGGCCTGGTGTCACTCTGAATCCTCGCGAGATGCTTGAAGCACGTGGAATCAAAGTCGACGATAATAAGTAG
- a CDS encoding CobW family GTP-binding protein: MNEDSVPILAPAPRTKPIVIPGRAPVPVTLLTGFLGAGKTTLLNRILNGEHGLRVGVLVNDFGAINIDAELVEGVEENTINLTNGCVCCEIRDDLVNSLEQLLTREDVIDYVILEASGVADPEGIVMTFLDQRYEKLLRLDSITCIVDAEAIFTHADNDDLSALKLRQIGFADMVVLNKVDLVGPEHIEVIGEWIGQHLNRIRIVNAVRCEVPLEILLAVGRFDPAHLKSQKQSLDTKGDRQKHDAASQMFETWSFESDQPFSLEALREMVRRELPASVYRCKGIVYISDSRDKRFALQAVGRRTELSELGVWGKATPRTQIVAIGSLINAEDLNQKFEACLVQE; this comes from the coding sequence ATGAACGAAGATTCTGTTCCGATACTTGCTCCTGCTCCTAGAACCAAACCCATTGTTATCCCGGGACGTGCGCCCGTTCCCGTAACATTATTAACTGGGTTTCTAGGTGCCGGAAAAACAACATTATTGAATCGTATTCTGAATGGTGAGCATGGTTTACGAGTCGGAGTGTTGGTGAATGACTTCGGTGCAATCAATATCGACGCAGAGCTTGTGGAGGGAGTCGAGGAAAATACGATCAACCTCACCAACGGCTGTGTATGTTGCGAAATCCGTGATGACCTTGTCAACTCGCTGGAACAACTTCTCACACGCGAAGATGTCATCGATTACGTAATTCTTGAAGCAAGTGGAGTCGCCGATCCAGAAGGAATCGTGATGACCTTTCTGGATCAACGGTATGAAAAGTTACTGCGTCTGGACAGCATTACCTGTATCGTCGATGCCGAAGCGATATTTACGCATGCTGATAACGATGATCTTTCTGCACTCAAGCTGCGTCAGATTGGCTTTGCTGATATGGTAGTTCTCAACAAAGTCGATCTCGTCGGACCTGAGCATATTGAAGTTATCGGAGAGTGGATTGGCCAACATCTGAACCGCATACGAATTGTGAACGCCGTTCGTTGTGAAGTTCCTCTAGAAATTTTATTGGCTGTTGGGCGCTTTGATCCTGCACATTTAAAATCACAGAAGCAAAGTCTCGATACGAAAGGTGATCGGCAGAAACATGATGCCGCCAGTCAAATGTTTGAAACGTGGAGTTTTGAATCCGACCAACCATTCTCACTGGAAGCTTTGCGGGAGATGGTACGACGGGAATTACCGGCTTCCGTTTATCGTTGCAAAGGCATTGTTTATATCAGCGATTCTCGCGACAAGCGATTTGCCTTGCAGGCTGTGGGGCGTCGTACTGAGCTATCTGAGTTAGGTGTTTGGGGCAAAGCCACACCACGCACTCAGATTGTTGCCATTGGTTCGTTGATTAATGCTGAAGATTTAAACCAAAAATTTGAAGCATGTCTTGTGCAGGAATAG